The Pogoniulus pusillus isolate bPogPus1 chromosome 28, bPogPus1.pri, whole genome shotgun sequence genome has a segment encoding these proteins:
- the OSBPL3 gene encoding oxysterol-binding protein-related protein 3 isoform X2: MSEEKSFGMSQKMLSPSRSTSSCSSKQGSRQDSWEIVEGLRGAMNCTQEPQKQEGCLLKKRKWPLKGWHKRYFFLDRGILKYSKCQADIERGKLHGCIDVGLSVMSVKKSTKCIDLDTEEQIYHLKVKSQELFDEWVAKLRHHRMYRQNEISMFPHDVNNLFFPASTTTDSVPGFCDSAPGRKAGSLTKQNSLSAGGNLSFSFSSNESRISSWLQSSEEMEKCSRDLSNCHTYLLEMNQLLQSMDVLHRTYSAPAINAMQVGPFESPKKEKRSHRRWRSRVVGKEAKGTLQVPSVFSAPMRLHASNPNLSTIDFVEEKNYSDGSETSSEFTKLQEDLFHVAHKVYFTLRSAFSTISTEKEKLKQMLEHDASSSPSAQIVGLKNALTSENSREESRGLVHQVSNESRLSIADSLTEFFDAQEVLLSASSSENEVSDDDSYASDISDNVSEDNLSNDMENERQTLDCISESGMGCSSKRRTCLPAPCPNTSNISLWNILRNNIGKDLSKVAMPVELNEPLNTLQRLCEELEYSELLDKAAHTPNPFERMVYIAAFAVSAYASSYYRAGSKPFNPVLGETYECIREDKGFQFFAEQVSHHPPISACHAESVNFAFWQDVRWKNKFWGKSMEIVPVGTTHVTLPAFKDHFAWNKVTSCIHNILSGQRWIEHYGEIIIKNLNDDTCHCKLTFIKAKYWNPNAHEIEGSVMDKAGNVVHRLFGKWHDSLYCGTTSSSNCIWRANPMPKDYEQWYGFTQFALELNELDLQTRPFLPSTDTRFRPDQRFLEEGNIEGAEMQKQRIEQLQRERRKVLEENNLEHQPRFFRKSSDDSWVSNGTYMELRKEPGFSKLDNPVLW, translated from the exons GACAGCTGGGAGATTGTAGAAGGACTCCGGGGAGCGATGAACTGTACCCAGGAGCCACAGAAGCAGGAGGGCTGCTTGctgaaaaagaggaaatggcctttgAAGGGCTGGCACAAG AGATACTTCTTTTTGGACAGAGGGATTTTGAAGTATTCTAAATGCCAAGCTGAT ataGAGAGAGGGAAGCTTCATGGCTGTATTGATGTTGGACTTTCTGTCATGTCTGTAAAGAAATCAACAAAATGCATAGATTTGGATACTGAAGAACAGATATACCATCTGAAG GTGAAATCTCAGGAGCTGTTTGATGAGTGGGTAGCAAAACTTCGCCATCACAGAATGTACCGCCAGAATGAAATCTCCATGTTTCCTCATGACGTCAATAACCTTTTCTTCCCTGCCTCTACTACTACTGACTCTGTCCCtggcttctgtgattctgctccaGGTAGAAAG GCAGGCAGCCTGACCAAACAGAATTCGTTGTCAGCTGGCGGTAACTTGTCATTTTCCTTTTCGAGTAACGAGTCCAGGATTTCATCTTGGCTACAGTCTTCTGAAGAGATGGAAAAATGCTCAAGAG ACCTCTCCAACTGTCACACATATTTACTGGAAATGAACCAGCTGTTACAGAGCATGGATGTTCTTCACAGGACATACTCAGCACCTGCTATAAATGCTATGCAG GTTGGACCTTTTGAAAGcccaaagaaggaaaagagatcaCACAGGAGGTGGCGATCCAGGGTTGTTGGGAAAGAGGCTAAAGGAACATTACAG GTGCCTTCAGTATTTTCTGCCCCTATGAGACTGCATGCTTCCAATCCAAACTTATCTACAATAGATTTTGTAGAGGAGAAAAATTACTCCGATGGCTCTGAAACATCATCAGAATTTACTAAACTGCAAGAAGATTTATTTCACGTTGCACATAAAG TTTACTTCACCTTGAGGTCAGCTTTCAGCACCATAtctacagagaaagaaaagctgaagcagatgctggagcatgatGCATCCTCATCTCCATCTGCACAAATTGTTGGTCTGAAGAATGCCTTAACATCC gaaaattcaagagaagaaagcagaggtCTGGTTCACCAGGTCTCCAATGAAAGCAGGCTGTCTATAGCTGACTCTCTCACAGAGTTTTTTGATGCACAAGAAGTCCTACTGTCCGCTAGCTCTTCAGAAAATGAG GTATCAGATGATGACTCTTATGCTAGTGATATCAGTGATAATGTCTCAGAAGATAACCTAAGCAATGACATGgagaatgaaagacaaacttTAG ACTGCATTTCTGAAAGTGGAATGGGATGCAGTTCTAAACGGAGAACGTGTTTGCCAGCTCCATGTCCTAATACAAGTAACATCAGCCTATGGAACATCCTGAGAAATAATATAGGCAAGGATCTCTCCAAAGTGGCCATGCCTGTTGAATTAAATGAGCCACTTAACACCCTTCAGCGTCTCTGCGAGGAGCTGGAGTACAGCGAATTACTGGATAAAGCAGCACATACGCCGAACCCATTTGAACGGATG GTGTATATAGCTGCATTTGCAGTCTCTGCATATGCCTCCAGCTACTACCGAGCTGGAAGTAAGCCATTTAATCCTGTGCTTGGAGAAACCTACGAATGTATTCGTGAAGATAAGGGTTTCCAGTTCTTTGCAGAACAG GTCAGTCACCATCCACCTATTTCTGCATGCCATGCTGAATCTGTGAATTTTGCTTTTTGGCAAG ATGTGAGATGGAAAAACAAATTCTGGGGGAAGTCCATGGAAATTGTTCCAGTTGGAACGACACACGTAACTCTCCCAGC CTTTAAAGACCATTTTGCTTGGAACAAGGTGACATCTTGCATCCATAACATTTTAAGTGGGCAGAGATGGATTGAACACTATGGAGAGATCATCATCAAAAATCTCAATGATGACACTTGCCACTGCAAACTGACTTTCATTAAG GCAAAGTATTGGAATCCAAACGCACATGAGATTGAAGGCAGTGTCATGGATAAAGCTGGGAACGTCGTGCACCGACTCTTTGGGAAGTGGCATGACAGTTTATACTGTGGGACAACGTCATCTTCCAACTGCATATGGAGAGCAA ATCCAATGCCTAAAGATTATGAACAGTGGTATGGATTCACTCAATTTGCACTGGAGTTAAATGAACTGGACCTGCAAACTAGGCCTTTCCTCCCATCCACTGATACACGTTTTAGGCCAGACCAAAG GTTTCTAGAAGAAGGAAATATTGAAGGAGCTGAAATGCAAAAGCAGAGGATTGAGCAGCTACAAAGAGAACGGAGGAAGGTACTGGAAGAGAACAATCTAGAGCATCAGCCTCGGTTTTTCAG GAAATCCAGTGATGACTCCTGGGTGAGCAATGGAACGTACATGGAACTTAGAAAAGAACCTGGTTTTTCCAAACTGGACAATCCTGTCCTCTGGTGA
- the OSBPL3 gene encoding oxysterol-binding protein-related protein 3 isoform X3, with the protein MNCTQEPQKQEGCLLKKRKWPLKGWHKRYFFLDRGILKYSKCQADIERGKLHGCIDVGLSVMSVKKSTKCIDLDTEEQIYHLKVKSQELFDEWVAKLRHHRMYRQNEISMFPHDVNNLFFPASTTTDSVPGFCDSAPGRKAGSLTKQNSLSAGGNLSFSFSSNESRISSWLQSSEEMEKCSRDLSNCHTYLLEMNQLLQSMDVLHRTYSAPAINAMQVGPFESPKKEKRSHRRWRSRVVGKEAKGTLQVPSVFSAPMRLHASNPNLSTIDFVEEKNYSDGSETSSEFTKLQEDLFHVAHKVYFTLRSAFSTISTEKEKLKQMLEHDASSSPSAQIVGLKNALTSAIAQNTDLKDRLRRIHAESMILDSASNAKSSPDLVKENSREESRGLVHQVSNESRLSIADSLTEFFDAQEVLLSASSSENEVSDDDSYASDISDNVSEDNLSNDMENERQTLDCISESGMGCSSKRRTCLPAPCPNTSNISLWNILRNNIGKDLSKVAMPVELNEPLNTLQRLCEELEYSELLDKAAHTPNPFERMVYIAAFAVSAYASSYYRAGSKPFNPVLGETYECIREDKGFQFFAEQVSHHPPISACHAESVNFAFWQDVRWKNKFWGKSMEIVPVGTTHVTLPAFKDHFAWNKVTSCIHNILSGQRWIEHYGEIIIKNLNDDTCHCKLTFIKAKYWNPNAHEIEGSVMDKAGNVVHRLFGKWHDSLYCGTTSSSNCIWRANPMPKDYEQWYGFTQFALELNELDLQTRPFLPSTDTRFRPDQRFLEEGNIEGAEMQKQRIEQLQRERRKVLEENNLEHQPRFFRKSSDDSWVSNGTYMELRKEPGFSKLDNPVLW; encoded by the exons ATGAACTGTACCCAGGAGCCACAGAAGCAGGAGGGCTGCTTGctgaaaaagaggaaatggcctttgAAGGGCTGGCACAAG AGATACTTCTTTTTGGACAGAGGGATTTTGAAGTATTCTAAATGCCAAGCTGAT ataGAGAGAGGGAAGCTTCATGGCTGTATTGATGTTGGACTTTCTGTCATGTCTGTAAAGAAATCAACAAAATGCATAGATTTGGATACTGAAGAACAGATATACCATCTGAAG GTGAAATCTCAGGAGCTGTTTGATGAGTGGGTAGCAAAACTTCGCCATCACAGAATGTACCGCCAGAATGAAATCTCCATGTTTCCTCATGACGTCAATAACCTTTTCTTCCCTGCCTCTACTACTACTGACTCTGTCCCtggcttctgtgattctgctccaGGTAGAAAG GCAGGCAGCCTGACCAAACAGAATTCGTTGTCAGCTGGCGGTAACTTGTCATTTTCCTTTTCGAGTAACGAGTCCAGGATTTCATCTTGGCTACAGTCTTCTGAAGAGATGGAAAAATGCTCAAGAG ACCTCTCCAACTGTCACACATATTTACTGGAAATGAACCAGCTGTTACAGAGCATGGATGTTCTTCACAGGACATACTCAGCACCTGCTATAAATGCTATGCAG GTTGGACCTTTTGAAAGcccaaagaaggaaaagagatcaCACAGGAGGTGGCGATCCAGGGTTGTTGGGAAAGAGGCTAAAGGAACATTACAG GTGCCTTCAGTATTTTCTGCCCCTATGAGACTGCATGCTTCCAATCCAAACTTATCTACAATAGATTTTGTAGAGGAGAAAAATTACTCCGATGGCTCTGAAACATCATCAGAATTTACTAAACTGCAAGAAGATTTATTTCACGTTGCACATAAAG TTTACTTCACCTTGAGGTCAGCTTTCAGCACCATAtctacagagaaagaaaagctgaagcagatgctggagcatgatGCATCCTCATCTCCATCTGCACAAATTGTTGGTCTGAAGAATGCCTTAACATCC GCAATAGCACAAAACACAGATCTTAAAGACCGGTTACGCAGAATACATGCCGAATCTATGATCCTTGATTCAGCATCTAATGCGAAATCAAGTCCAGATTTGGTGAAG gaaaattcaagagaagaaagcagaggtCTGGTTCACCAGGTCTCCAATGAAAGCAGGCTGTCTATAGCTGACTCTCTCACAGAGTTTTTTGATGCACAAGAAGTCCTACTGTCCGCTAGCTCTTCAGAAAATGAG GTATCAGATGATGACTCTTATGCTAGTGATATCAGTGATAATGTCTCAGAAGATAACCTAAGCAATGACATGgagaatgaaagacaaacttTAG ACTGCATTTCTGAAAGTGGAATGGGATGCAGTTCTAAACGGAGAACGTGTTTGCCAGCTCCATGTCCTAATACAAGTAACATCAGCCTATGGAACATCCTGAGAAATAATATAGGCAAGGATCTCTCCAAAGTGGCCATGCCTGTTGAATTAAATGAGCCACTTAACACCCTTCAGCGTCTCTGCGAGGAGCTGGAGTACAGCGAATTACTGGATAAAGCAGCACATACGCCGAACCCATTTGAACGGATG GTGTATATAGCTGCATTTGCAGTCTCTGCATATGCCTCCAGCTACTACCGAGCTGGAAGTAAGCCATTTAATCCTGTGCTTGGAGAAACCTACGAATGTATTCGTGAAGATAAGGGTTTCCAGTTCTTTGCAGAACAG GTCAGTCACCATCCACCTATTTCTGCATGCCATGCTGAATCTGTGAATTTTGCTTTTTGGCAAG ATGTGAGATGGAAAAACAAATTCTGGGGGAAGTCCATGGAAATTGTTCCAGTTGGAACGACACACGTAACTCTCCCAGC CTTTAAAGACCATTTTGCTTGGAACAAGGTGACATCTTGCATCCATAACATTTTAAGTGGGCAGAGATGGATTGAACACTATGGAGAGATCATCATCAAAAATCTCAATGATGACACTTGCCACTGCAAACTGACTTTCATTAAG GCAAAGTATTGGAATCCAAACGCACATGAGATTGAAGGCAGTGTCATGGATAAAGCTGGGAACGTCGTGCACCGACTCTTTGGGAAGTGGCATGACAGTTTATACTGTGGGACAACGTCATCTTCCAACTGCATATGGAGAGCAA ATCCAATGCCTAAAGATTATGAACAGTGGTATGGATTCACTCAATTTGCACTGGAGTTAAATGAACTGGACCTGCAAACTAGGCCTTTCCTCCCATCCACTGATACACGTTTTAGGCCAGACCAAAG GTTTCTAGAAGAAGGAAATATTGAAGGAGCTGAAATGCAAAAGCAGAGGATTGAGCAGCTACAAAGAGAACGGAGGAAGGTACTGGAAGAGAACAATCTAGAGCATCAGCCTCGGTTTTTCAG GAAATCCAGTGATGACTCCTGGGTGAGCAATGGAACGTACATGGAACTTAGAAAAGAACCTGGTTTTTCCAAACTGGACAATCCTGTCCTCTGGTGA
- the OSBPL3 gene encoding oxysterol-binding protein-related protein 3 isoform X1 — translation MSEEKSFGMSQKMLSPSRSTSSCSSKQGSRQDSWEIVEGLRGAMNCTQEPQKQEGCLLKKRKWPLKGWHKRYFFLDRGILKYSKCQADIERGKLHGCIDVGLSVMSVKKSTKCIDLDTEEQIYHLKVKSQELFDEWVAKLRHHRMYRQNEISMFPHDVNNLFFPASTTTDSVPGFCDSAPGRKAGSLTKQNSLSAGGNLSFSFSSNESRISSWLQSSEEMEKCSRDLSNCHTYLLEMNQLLQSMDVLHRTYSAPAINAMQVGPFESPKKEKRSHRRWRSRVVGKEAKGTLQVPSVFSAPMRLHASNPNLSTIDFVEEKNYSDGSETSSEFTKLQEDLFHVAHKVYFTLRSAFSTISTEKEKLKQMLEHDASSSPSAQIVGLKNALTSAIAQNTDLKDRLRRIHAESMILDSASNAKSSPDLVKENSREESRGLVHQVSNESRLSIADSLTEFFDAQEVLLSASSSENEVSDDDSYASDISDNVSEDNLSNDMENERQTLDCISESGMGCSSKRRTCLPAPCPNTSNISLWNILRNNIGKDLSKVAMPVELNEPLNTLQRLCEELEYSELLDKAAHTPNPFERMVYIAAFAVSAYASSYYRAGSKPFNPVLGETYECIREDKGFQFFAEQVSHHPPISACHAESVNFAFWQDVRWKNKFWGKSMEIVPVGTTHVTLPAFKDHFAWNKVTSCIHNILSGQRWIEHYGEIIIKNLNDDTCHCKLTFIKAKYWNPNAHEIEGSVMDKAGNVVHRLFGKWHDSLYCGTTSSSNCIWRANPMPKDYEQWYGFTQFALELNELDLQTRPFLPSTDTRFRPDQRFLEEGNIEGAEMQKQRIEQLQRERRKVLEENNLEHQPRFFRKSSDDSWVSNGTYMELRKEPGFSKLDNPVLW, via the exons GACAGCTGGGAGATTGTAGAAGGACTCCGGGGAGCGATGAACTGTACCCAGGAGCCACAGAAGCAGGAGGGCTGCTTGctgaaaaagaggaaatggcctttgAAGGGCTGGCACAAG AGATACTTCTTTTTGGACAGAGGGATTTTGAAGTATTCTAAATGCCAAGCTGAT ataGAGAGAGGGAAGCTTCATGGCTGTATTGATGTTGGACTTTCTGTCATGTCTGTAAAGAAATCAACAAAATGCATAGATTTGGATACTGAAGAACAGATATACCATCTGAAG GTGAAATCTCAGGAGCTGTTTGATGAGTGGGTAGCAAAACTTCGCCATCACAGAATGTACCGCCAGAATGAAATCTCCATGTTTCCTCATGACGTCAATAACCTTTTCTTCCCTGCCTCTACTACTACTGACTCTGTCCCtggcttctgtgattctgctccaGGTAGAAAG GCAGGCAGCCTGACCAAACAGAATTCGTTGTCAGCTGGCGGTAACTTGTCATTTTCCTTTTCGAGTAACGAGTCCAGGATTTCATCTTGGCTACAGTCTTCTGAAGAGATGGAAAAATGCTCAAGAG ACCTCTCCAACTGTCACACATATTTACTGGAAATGAACCAGCTGTTACAGAGCATGGATGTTCTTCACAGGACATACTCAGCACCTGCTATAAATGCTATGCAG GTTGGACCTTTTGAAAGcccaaagaaggaaaagagatcaCACAGGAGGTGGCGATCCAGGGTTGTTGGGAAAGAGGCTAAAGGAACATTACAG GTGCCTTCAGTATTTTCTGCCCCTATGAGACTGCATGCTTCCAATCCAAACTTATCTACAATAGATTTTGTAGAGGAGAAAAATTACTCCGATGGCTCTGAAACATCATCAGAATTTACTAAACTGCAAGAAGATTTATTTCACGTTGCACATAAAG TTTACTTCACCTTGAGGTCAGCTTTCAGCACCATAtctacagagaaagaaaagctgaagcagatgctggagcatgatGCATCCTCATCTCCATCTGCACAAATTGTTGGTCTGAAGAATGCCTTAACATCC GCAATAGCACAAAACACAGATCTTAAAGACCGGTTACGCAGAATACATGCCGAATCTATGATCCTTGATTCAGCATCTAATGCGAAATCAAGTCCAGATTTGGTGAAG gaaaattcaagagaagaaagcagaggtCTGGTTCACCAGGTCTCCAATGAAAGCAGGCTGTCTATAGCTGACTCTCTCACAGAGTTTTTTGATGCACAAGAAGTCCTACTGTCCGCTAGCTCTTCAGAAAATGAG GTATCAGATGATGACTCTTATGCTAGTGATATCAGTGATAATGTCTCAGAAGATAACCTAAGCAATGACATGgagaatgaaagacaaacttTAG ACTGCATTTCTGAAAGTGGAATGGGATGCAGTTCTAAACGGAGAACGTGTTTGCCAGCTCCATGTCCTAATACAAGTAACATCAGCCTATGGAACATCCTGAGAAATAATATAGGCAAGGATCTCTCCAAAGTGGCCATGCCTGTTGAATTAAATGAGCCACTTAACACCCTTCAGCGTCTCTGCGAGGAGCTGGAGTACAGCGAATTACTGGATAAAGCAGCACATACGCCGAACCCATTTGAACGGATG GTGTATATAGCTGCATTTGCAGTCTCTGCATATGCCTCCAGCTACTACCGAGCTGGAAGTAAGCCATTTAATCCTGTGCTTGGAGAAACCTACGAATGTATTCGTGAAGATAAGGGTTTCCAGTTCTTTGCAGAACAG GTCAGTCACCATCCACCTATTTCTGCATGCCATGCTGAATCTGTGAATTTTGCTTTTTGGCAAG ATGTGAGATGGAAAAACAAATTCTGGGGGAAGTCCATGGAAATTGTTCCAGTTGGAACGACACACGTAACTCTCCCAGC CTTTAAAGACCATTTTGCTTGGAACAAGGTGACATCTTGCATCCATAACATTTTAAGTGGGCAGAGATGGATTGAACACTATGGAGAGATCATCATCAAAAATCTCAATGATGACACTTGCCACTGCAAACTGACTTTCATTAAG GCAAAGTATTGGAATCCAAACGCACATGAGATTGAAGGCAGTGTCATGGATAAAGCTGGGAACGTCGTGCACCGACTCTTTGGGAAGTGGCATGACAGTTTATACTGTGGGACAACGTCATCTTCCAACTGCATATGGAGAGCAA ATCCAATGCCTAAAGATTATGAACAGTGGTATGGATTCACTCAATTTGCACTGGAGTTAAATGAACTGGACCTGCAAACTAGGCCTTTCCTCCCATCCACTGATACACGTTTTAGGCCAGACCAAAG GTTTCTAGAAGAAGGAAATATTGAAGGAGCTGAAATGCAAAAGCAGAGGATTGAGCAGCTACAAAGAGAACGGAGGAAGGTACTGGAAGAGAACAATCTAGAGCATCAGCCTCGGTTTTTCAG GAAATCCAGTGATGACTCCTGGGTGAGCAATGGAACGTACATGGAACTTAGAAAAGAACCTGGTTTTTCCAAACTGGACAATCCTGTCCTCTGGTGA